From the Leptospira biflexa serovar Patoc strain 'Patoc 1 (Paris)' genome, one window contains:
- a CDS encoding DsbA family oxidoreductase, whose product MSTNSEVFPIDIVSDVACPWCYVGKKKLEKALSIVGNTINPEVRWRPFQLSPEIPEEGIDYKLHLTQKFGSLDRLDGAWKRLSEIGKDVGINFQFQNIPKATNTLALHALVAALPSLEEQQKLVERFFAANFEEALDLTDKEVVWKVTEPVYKDRNKFDAIYSDSNLKQEIQQEIQYYHQNGISGVPYFIIGGKYAVSGAQDTSVFVEVIETVIKERESENKGQ is encoded by the coding sequence ATGTCAACCAACTCTGAAGTATTTCCAATCGATATCGTTTCCGACGTAGCCTGTCCCTGGTGTTATGTTGGCAAAAAAAAATTAGAAAAAGCCCTTTCCATCGTTGGGAATACCATCAATCCCGAAGTGAGATGGAGACCATTTCAATTATCACCGGAAATTCCTGAGGAAGGGATAGATTATAAGCTACACCTAACGCAAAAATTCGGAAGTTTAGACAGGTTGGATGGTGCTTGGAAACGTTTAAGTGAGATCGGAAAGGATGTCGGAATCAATTTTCAATTCCAAAACATTCCAAAAGCCACAAACACTTTGGCATTACATGCACTTGTAGCGGCTCTTCCAAGTCTTGAAGAACAACAAAAATTAGTAGAAAGATTTTTTGCCGCCAATTTTGAAGAAGCATTGGATCTAACAGACAAAGAAGTTGTTTGGAAGGTGACAGAACCTGTTTACAAGGATCGAAACAAATTTGATGCCATTTATTCGGACTCAAATTTAAAACAAGAAATCCAACAAGAAATCCAATACTACCATCAAAATGGAATTAGTGGGGTACCATATTTCATCATCGGTGGTAAATATGCAGTGAGTGGAGCCCAGGATACCTCAGTCTTTGTGGAAGTCATTGAAACTGTCATAAAAGAACGCGAATCCGAAAATAAGGGTCAATAA
- a CDS encoding efflux RND transporter permease subunit codes for MRKVIHFFVYKPLVANLLFVFLFLAGIISVLSMKREAFPRVNFRQVRVLTVYPGASPVDVEKKVTIPIEEKLREVEGLDSVRSISRNSESDISIKIDLEHSNPDGVVNDIRRAVDRVTNLPSQVKDRPIVTEQKSSNFPVLEFAIHGAMDEMELQEMGRFIEDEMRKVSGVSRVDAFGKRKEEWRIRVDPDLKKKFTIGFADIINAISKRNISVPAGSFLRPITQDIRVTGEISEINDIKNIPIRSNETGNAILLSQVANVKDTYERPRVLAVVNGEPAYVLQIIKKDSADIIRTVEAVQGRIEELKKQIPANIQFTELNNEGARALKRLDVVITNSLQGLFLVVVVLILFFSFKDSLLTSLSLPLTLFAATIAFPIFDVSFNLVSMLGIIISLGMLVDNSIIISENIYKYRSKNYDSREAAVLGASELFVPIIGSYLTTVAAFLPMAFMSGIMGKFIWQIPFMVIVALTLSLFESFLLLPVRYAQFTSNETKKRSKHRERFRSVLENGFESLKAKFTRFITNVVGRPFLALGCILIVFLSSCGLVGLMNFNLFPKEGIDYVLVRAEFPPDFSAQETAKQLQYFQPILNKIKKEEVQSVILKIGIQQTDPTDPLTRIGEQLGMAQIILVPETERKRTAQEIFGELEPDLKKLPNAISVMVDLVVNGPPIGAAVTVAIEGRDYKVLKQISNEMQDFLRKQDGVININDDYKPGREEIQIRVKDTASAITGIDTEITAYYVRTAMEGLEASNLRKGKDEVRIIIQNDDRFRDGIEDLDSIRISNKFGLLTPITAVTTKTTVQGIEALYHNDYEKAITVLADVNEAITSSSIVNGKIVDEFGNIGKKYPGYKIKFRGEQEETAKSMVSLLVAGVLAFFGIFAILAIIFNSIKKPVLILLSIPLGFVGVVFGFLISGKALSFLAMIGIIGLAGVIVNASIVLVDTIEEFQSRGEGLLESLITASSERFRPILVTTMTTMAGMIPTAYAIGGSDPLLIPMTLSLAWGLGFGTFGSLIFIPASFSAYYKLKKRA; via the coding sequence ATGAGAAAAGTTATCCATTTTTTTGTTTATAAACCACTCGTTGCAAACCTATTGTTTGTATTCTTGTTTCTTGCGGGAATCATTTCCGTTCTTTCTATGAAACGAGAAGCATTCCCTAGAGTGAATTTTCGTCAAGTGAGAGTTCTCACTGTGTATCCTGGTGCGAGTCCAGTCGATGTGGAAAAAAAAGTCACCATTCCCATCGAAGAGAAGTTACGCGAAGTAGAAGGACTTGATTCTGTTAGGTCGATTTCCAGAAACTCGGAATCAGATATTAGTATCAAAATTGATTTGGAACACAGTAATCCAGATGGAGTTGTGAATGATATCCGAAGAGCAGTGGACCGTGTCACCAATTTACCAAGTCAGGTAAAAGATCGTCCCATTGTCACAGAACAAAAAAGTTCCAACTTCCCCGTTCTTGAATTTGCGATCCATGGAGCGATGGACGAAATGGAACTCCAAGAGATGGGTCGTTTCATCGAAGACGAAATGCGTAAAGTTTCTGGCGTTTCTCGTGTGGATGCATTTGGGAAACGAAAGGAAGAATGGCGGATCCGTGTGGATCCTGATCTGAAAAAAAAATTCACAATTGGATTTGCTGATATCATCAATGCAATTTCCAAACGAAATATAAGTGTTCCCGCAGGATCGTTTTTAAGACCCATCACACAAGACATCCGTGTGACAGGGGAAATCAGTGAAATCAACGATATAAAAAATATCCCCATTCGTTCGAATGAAACAGGCAATGCCATTTTACTTTCTCAAGTTGCCAATGTAAAAGATACATACGAAAGACCCAGGGTACTTGCGGTTGTGAATGGGGAACCGGCCTATGTTTTACAAATCATCAAAAAGGATAGTGCCGACATCATTCGCACCGTTGAAGCTGTACAAGGTCGCATTGAAGAATTAAAAAAACAAATCCCAGCGAACATTCAATTTACGGAATTGAATAACGAAGGAGCAAGAGCTCTCAAACGACTGGATGTTGTGATCACAAACTCTTTACAGGGTTTGTTTTTAGTGGTCGTTGTACTCATTCTATTTTTTAGTTTTAAAGATTCACTCCTAACTAGTTTATCCTTACCACTCACTTTATTTGCCGCAACCATTGCATTTCCTATCTTTGATGTTTCCTTTAACTTGGTTTCGATGCTTGGAATCATCATCTCACTTGGGATGCTTGTGGACAATAGTATCATCATATCGGAAAATATTTATAAGTATCGATCCAAAAATTACGATTCAAGAGAAGCGGCAGTACTCGGAGCAAGTGAACTCTTTGTTCCTATCATTGGTTCTTATTTAACCACTGTTGCTGCCTTTTTACCAATGGCATTTATGTCTGGGATCATGGGAAAATTCATTTGGCAAATCCCATTTATGGTGATAGTGGCACTTACCTTATCTCTCTTTGAATCCTTTTTGTTATTACCAGTCCGGTATGCTCAATTCACTTCCAATGAAACGAAAAAAAGATCGAAACATAGAGAACGTTTCCGTTCGGTTTTAGAAAATGGTTTTGAATCCTTAAAAGCAAAGTTCACTCGTTTCATCACAAATGTTGTAGGAAGACCGTTCCTTGCTCTCGGTTGTATCCTCATTGTATTTTTGTCTTCTTGTGGATTAGTGGGACTGATGAATTTCAATTTGTTTCCAAAAGAAGGAATTGATTATGTATTAGTCCGAGCAGAATTCCCACCTGATTTTTCTGCACAAGAGACCGCAAAACAACTGCAATACTTCCAACCGATTTTGAATAAAATCAAAAAAGAAGAAGTACAAAGTGTAATTTTAAAAATTGGAATCCAACAAACTGACCCGACAGATCCACTCACAAGGATTGGGGAACAGTTGGGGATGGCCCAAATCATTCTAGTGCCTGAGACAGAAAGGAAACGCACTGCCCAAGAAATTTTTGGCGAACTCGAACCTGATCTAAAAAAATTACCAAATGCGATTTCCGTAATGGTGGATTTGGTTGTGAATGGACCGCCGATTGGTGCTGCGGTGACTGTTGCCATCGAGGGACGCGACTATAAAGTATTAAAGCAGATCTCAAATGAAATGCAGGATTTTTTAAGAAAACAGGATGGTGTCATCAACATCAATGATGATTACAAACCTGGAAGAGAAGAAATCCAAATCCGAGTCAAAGACACGGCATCTGCCATCACTGGCATTGATACGGAAATCACTGCGTATTACGTGAGAACCGCTATGGAAGGTTTGGAAGCATCAAATCTTCGAAAAGGGAAGGATGAGGTGAGAATCATCATCCAAAACGATGATCGGTTTCGGGATGGCATTGAAGATTTAGATTCCATTCGAATTTCTAATAAGTTTGGTCTCCTAACACCGATTACAGCTGTCACGACAAAAACAACCGTTCAGGGGATTGAAGCCTTGTATCATAATGATTATGAAAAGGCAATCACAGTGCTTGCGGATGTGAATGAAGCCATCACGAGTTCTTCCATCGTCAATGGGAAAATCGTCGATGAGTTCGGCAATATTGGTAAAAAATACCCTGGTTACAAAATCAAATTCCGTGGGGAACAAGAAGAAACAGCTAAATCCATGGTATCATTATTAGTTGCAGGGGTACTTGCATTTTTTGGAATTTTTGCCATCCTGGCAATCATATTCAATAGCATCAAAAAACCTGTGTTAATCCTATTATCCATTCCTTTAGGATTTGTGGGCGTTGTGTTTGGATTTTTGATTTCCGGTAAGGCTCTCAGTTTTCTTGCGATGATTGGAATCATTGGTCTTGCTGGGGTCATCGTGAACGCCTCCATTGTGTTAGTTGATACGATTGAGGAATTCCAATCAAGGGGTGAAGGCCTCCTTGAATCACTCATCACTGCTTCTTCCGAAAGATTTCGTCCGATCCTTGTGACAACGATGACAACCATGGCAGGGATGATTCCGACTGCCTATGCGATTGGAGGATCAGATCCTCTCCTCATTCCAATGACACTATCACTTGCTTGGGGACTCGGATTTGGAACCTTTGGTTCCTTAATTTTTATCCCGGCCAGTTTTTCTGCGTATTACAAACTAAAGAAAAGAGCCTAA
- the mnmE gene encoding tRNA uridine-5-carboxymethylaminomethyl(34) synthesis GTPase MnmE, with amino-acid sequence MIDTIAALSTAQGPGAIGILRVSGSLVMPIALAVLEKNQKPLTETFLQNQKRSAIFCDFVENGKPLDQIVFFYFPAPNSYTGEDLAEFHLHGNPLLLKRALHVLFEKGARPAQKGEFTKRAYMNGKINLSGAEAISRLIEARSKYELELAQKNVFGEITKLSSKIRSDLISLKAECEAEIDFSTEDLTFESLEERKNRMVALKNLCSKLIKDSERAESYILQSTVVLYGEPNTGKSSLMNLLIGKDRSIISDVPGTTRDYIAEELSLDGIPIRLVDTAGIRDTTDNIEQMGIERSKREADSANVKLFLIDTSLPFEKQSFLLKHKDRLFGSLIVANKIDSKHPSWHTESIHDIQEEFQLTISEISCKTKQGIPELLELLKSKLTSKDDTEDLVLLEDRQRYHIQKIESCLSEAIQLMENNAPAEIYIQEINVALHEIGQVNGVVENEEILGRIFSKFCVGK; translated from the coding sequence TTGATTGATACCATAGCGGCATTGTCCACTGCCCAAGGCCCCGGAGCGATTGGTATCCTTCGGGTCTCGGGTTCCTTGGTGATGCCTATCGCCCTTGCTGTTCTAGAAAAAAATCAAAAACCCCTCACAGAAACCTTCCTACAAAATCAAAAACGTTCTGCCATCTTTTGCGACTTTGTCGAAAATGGAAAACCTCTAGACCAAATTGTATTCTTTTACTTTCCAGCGCCTAACTCTTACACAGGTGAAGATTTAGCCGAATTTCATCTCCACGGAAATCCACTTTTATTAAAACGAGCCCTTCATGTGTTATTTGAAAAGGGAGCACGACCTGCACAAAAAGGTGAATTTACGAAACGTGCCTATATGAATGGCAAAATCAATTTATCTGGCGCTGAAGCGATCAGTCGATTGATTGAAGCACGATCCAAATATGAATTGGAACTCGCCCAAAAAAATGTATTTGGTGAAATCACAAAATTAAGTTCCAAAATTCGAAGCGATTTAATTTCACTCAAAGCAGAATGTGAAGCCGAAATTGATTTTTCTACAGAAGACCTAACCTTCGAGAGTTTAGAAGAACGAAAAAATAGAATGGTGGCTCTAAAAAATTTATGTTCTAAGCTCATCAAAGACTCTGAAAGAGCGGAATCTTACATATTACAATCTACTGTAGTATTGTATGGAGAACCTAACACTGGAAAGTCGAGTCTTATGAATTTGCTTATCGGAAAGGATCGATCCATTATTTCCGATGTTCCTGGAACAACTAGGGATTATATTGCCGAAGAATTGAGTTTGGATGGAATCCCTATCCGGCTTGTTGACACAGCAGGAATCCGGGATACAACCGACAACATCGAACAGATGGGCATTGAACGGAGCAAAAGAGAAGCAGATAGTGCCAATGTTAAATTATTTTTAATCGATACATCTCTTCCATTTGAAAAACAATCATTCCTTCTCAAACACAAAGATCGCCTATTCGGTTCCCTTATTGTTGCCAACAAAATAGATTCAAAACATCCTTCTTGGCATACGGAATCTATTCATGATATCCAAGAGGAATTCCAACTCACTATTTCAGAAATTTCCTGTAAAACAAAACAAGGGATACCCGAATTATTAGAATTGTTAAAATCAAAATTAACATCCAAAGATGATACGGAAGACTTGGTCTTATTAGAAGACCGCCAACGGTATCACATTCAAAAAATTGAATCTTGTTTATCGGAAGCCATCCAATTGATGGAAAACAACGCTCCCGCAGAAATTTATATCCAGGAAATTAATGTCGCTTTGCATGAAATTGGCCAAGTGAATGGAGTTGTGGAAAATGAGGAAATTTTGGGTCGAATTTTCAGCAAATTTTGTGTCGGAAAATAA
- the jag gene encoding RNA-binding cell elongation regulator Jag/EloR, whose amino-acid sequence MNNYIFEAEGKTKGEAEDYTLETLRLQSGDLRFEVVDSGKSGFLGITQKKPAVVRAFVANTDIPSEKIIHGVIITILKKMGIPAEVVGMGDVDGKIYVELTSKESGLIIGKRGGTLDSLQFLLNLMVDPKIRHNRKIVLDIESYRDKRELSLIRLAKSVAASVIKSGRSKLLDPMNPFERRIVHMAIQEDERVFTRSEGNGTFKRVRVISAKEKHKYKDLEDPSKKGLPVEDFADGVDQEDLD is encoded by the coding sequence ATGAATAATTACATTTTCGAAGCCGAAGGAAAAACGAAAGGGGAAGCAGAGGATTATACTCTCGAAACCCTTCGACTCCAATCCGGCGACTTACGTTTCGAAGTAGTTGATTCCGGAAAGTCCGGCTTTTTAGGGATCACTCAAAAAAAACCTGCCGTTGTACGCGCGTTTGTTGCAAACACCGATATCCCATCAGAAAAAATCATACATGGGGTGATCATCACCATTTTGAAAAAAATGGGAATCCCTGCAGAAGTTGTTGGTATGGGTGACGTAGACGGAAAAATTTATGTGGAACTAACCAGTAAAGAATCTGGTCTCATCATTGGAAAACGTGGAGGCACTTTGGATTCACTCCAATTCCTTCTCAATTTGATGGTAGATCCAAAAATTCGTCACAACCGCAAAATTGTTTTAGACATTGAATCTTATCGCGACAAACGCGAGTTATCTCTCATTCGATTAGCAAAATCAGTTGCTGCCTCTGTCATCAAATCGGGAAGGTCAAAACTACTCGATCCAATGAATCCTTTTGAAAGAAGAATTGTCCACATGGCAATCCAAGAAGATGAAAGAGTGTTTACAAGATCAGAAGGAAACGGAACTTTCAAACGTGTTCGCGTGATTTCTGCCAAAGAAAAACACAAATACAAAGATTTGGAAGATCCATCTAAAAAAGGTTTACCTGTTGAAGATTTTGCCGATGGAGTCGACCAAGAAGATCTTGATTGA
- a CDS encoding DUF2804 domain-containing protein: MSESDSLYEFIFCQFALLNLKKTSGRIKSSVLNRFMPEIKKQIPLLNADGTITEEGWARSPLWTYNRENIAASKLRIKEWDYYSILSPTKEFGITLTASDLGYAGLFAICFLDFKKATFQQIDTLSVFPLGKTGFPRTNDLGVVSFQDKKLHLRFEVRDGKRTLEFGSEQFQAPDGSKGIQGTIELSEPKMDTMNIATSWKENRKAFYYNTKINCMPAKGKVVIGNTTYQFDAKTDFGALDWGRGVWTYKNRWYWGSVSARIDGKPFGLNLGYGFSDRTPASENVILYDGKIHKLDEVKFMINTKDYMAPWKFVSNNNRLDLDFKPIVDRNSYMNFLIIKSVQHQVFGTFHGTVVLDNGKKIKLENVLGFAEDVLNHY, translated from the coding sequence ATGAGCGAATCCGATTCTCTCTATGAATTCATTTTCTGTCAATTCGCTCTTTTGAATTTGAAAAAAACTTCTGGTCGAATCAAATCATCGGTTTTGAATCGGTTCATGCCTGAGATCAAAAAACAAATCCCTTTATTAAATGCAGATGGAACCATAACAGAAGAAGGTTGGGCACGTTCACCTCTTTGGACTTATAACCGGGAAAATATTGCCGCTTCTAAACTTCGGATCAAAGAATGGGATTATTATTCGATTCTTTCCCCAACAAAAGAATTTGGTATCACACTTACAGCATCTGACTTAGGTTATGCGGGTTTATTCGCAATCTGCTTTTTAGATTTTAAAAAAGCGACTTTCCAACAGATTGATACACTATCAGTATTCCCCTTAGGAAAAACAGGTTTTCCGAGAACAAACGATCTCGGTGTGGTTTCGTTTCAAGACAAAAAGTTACATCTACGATTTGAAGTGAGAGACGGAAAACGTACGCTCGAATTTGGATCAGAACAATTCCAAGCTCCTGATGGTTCGAAAGGCATCCAAGGCACCATCGAACTCTCTGAACCCAAAATGGATACCATGAACATTGCCACTTCCTGGAAAGAAAACAGAAAGGCATTCTATTACAATACCAAAATCAACTGTATGCCTGCAAAAGGGAAAGTTGTCATCGGAAACACAACTTATCAATTCGATGCAAAGACAGACTTTGGTGCTTTGGATTGGGGTAGAGGGGTTTGGACATATAAAAATCGTTGGTATTGGGGTTCTGTTTCTGCAAGGATTGATGGAAAACCATTTGGTCTCAATTTGGGTTATGGATTTTCTGATCGAACCCCCGCTTCTGAAAACGTAATCTTATATGATGGGAAGATTCACAAACTTGATGAAGTAAAATTCATGATCAACACAAAAGATTATATGGCACCATGGAAATTTGTTTCCAATAACAACCGTTTGGATTTAGATTTCAAACCAATTGTCGATCGTAACTCTTATATGAATTTTCTCATCATCAAATCTGTCCAACACCAAGTATTTGGAACCTTTCATGGAACTGTTGTATTGGATAACGGGAAAAAAATCAAATTAGAGAACGTACTTGGTTTTGCCGAGGACGTTCTCAATCATTACTAA
- a CDS encoding ankyrin repeat domain-containing protein encodes MSLIEVAKSGSIDEWDLCLKEGEDPNGLDTYGTNALSWMLKVDNVNLFRHAILTGADPNSPYRTPGNVIFDVISQNRTQFMDALITTATHWKSSPNIQTRDKDGNTIYHLSVLESCEPLWEVLHEQITDDIISLRNESGRSLFLEAIIENRIEILSYLLKTFPQVKDHSDSEGKNALHLAAERNLDEVCSILLEEGTIDLETRDNYGNTALFLSASSDGVESMKELLYAGANPFVWGENDESISRLLDREKFGHCLKTWKDYVIQKAILGEVYSFRKEMIQYIQQEKPFKPEELAKAKLVDLI; translated from the coding sequence ATGAGTTTGATTGAGGTCGCGAAATCGGGGAGTATCGATGAGTGGGATTTGTGTTTAAAAGAAGGAGAAGATCCCAATGGATTGGATACGTATGGAACCAATGCCCTTTCCTGGATGTTAAAAGTAGACAATGTAAATTTGTTCCGACATGCGATCCTAACCGGTGCTGATCCGAATTCCCCATACCGAACTCCTGGCAATGTGATTTTTGATGTGATCAGTCAAAATCGAACTCAGTTTATGGACGCACTAATAACAACAGCGACTCATTGGAAATCTTCACCTAACATTCAAACGCGAGACAAAGACGGAAATACAATTTATCACTTGTCTGTTTTGGAATCTTGCGAACCGCTCTGGGAAGTTCTCCATGAACAGATCACTGATGATATTATTTCCTTAAGAAATGAAAGCGGTCGTTCGCTTTTTTTAGAAGCCATCATTGAAAATCGAATCGAAATTCTATCCTATTTACTCAAAACATTCCCCCAAGTGAAAGACCATTCTGACAGCGAAGGCAAAAATGCCCTTCATTTAGCAGCGGAACGTAATTTAGATGAAGTATGTTCCATACTTCTGGAAGAAGGAACGATCGACCTAGAAACTAGAGATAACTATGGTAATACGGCATTATTTTTATCAGCTTCTTCTGACGGAGTTGAGTCAATGAAGGAACTTCTCTATGCGGGTGCCAATCCATTTGTTTGGGGTGAAAATGATGAATCCATTTCTCGGTTACTGGATAGAGAAAAATTTGGACATTGTCTGAAAACTTGGAAAGACTATGTGATCCAAAAAGCGATCTTAGGAGAAGTGTATTCCTTCAGAAAAGAAATGATCCAATACATCCAACAAGAAAAACCTTTCAAACCAGAAGAGCTCGCCAAAGCAAAGTTAGTAGATTTGATTTAA
- a CDS encoding GMC oxidoreductase — MNQTIPKEQKFDYDVIIVGSGFGGSVSAYRLSQKGYKVLVIESGKRWKAGDFPKTNWSLRKYLWMPKLGFYGIQRINLLNDFLLVSGSGVGGGSLVYACTLYVPSSKVLNSPLYSKMGGEKALLPYYVVAKHMLGVTENPQLWEPDHLLLETAKSFGKEDTFRRTPVGIYFGNKKDLKDPFFEGDGPDRDPCNYCGGCMVGCRHNAKNTLDKNYLYLAEKLGAVILPETKVTSLIPLNEKGIPDPEASGEFGYELETKSTTGWFGYPKSKFRSNQVVLSAGVMGTVGLLLKMQQENKMIRLSEKLGDTVRTNSETVLPVTVPASHNADYSRGIAITSSVHPDENTHIEPVRYSKGSDFFGVLASVMTDGGGKFPRPLKFFWTMVRHPLYFLKAHNPFGFAKNSIILLVMQTVDNSVRLVRKRRFIWPFQRTITSALSTGEPTPTYIPIANAFTRKLAEIVGGIPRSSLNETLLSAPVTGHIMGGCIVAESPEKGVIDLENKVFGYENLRVCDASMLTVNLGVNPSLTITALSERAMSLIPPKETTQIQFLKFEVKRGFDKTIAFKPTKRVVKKSTTTRKQLS, encoded by the coding sequence ATGAACCAAACCATTCCAAAAGAACAAAAATTTGATTACGACGTGATCATCGTTGGGTCAGGATTTGGTGGTTCTGTTTCTGCGTATCGTCTTTCGCAAAAAGGGTACAAAGTATTAGTCATAGAATCCGGAAAAAGATGGAAGGCAGGTGACTTTCCTAAAACCAATTGGAGTCTACGAAAGTATTTGTGGATGCCCAAATTAGGTTTTTATGGAATCCAACGAATCAATTTACTGAATGATTTTTTACTTGTGAGCGGATCAGGTGTTGGTGGTGGCTCACTCGTATATGCCTGTACTTTATATGTGCCTTCATCCAAAGTTTTAAATTCACCATTGTATTCCAAGATGGGTGGAGAGAAAGCTTTGTTACCTTATTATGTTGTAGCAAAGCATATGTTAGGTGTTACGGAAAATCCACAATTGTGGGAACCAGATCATTTATTACTTGAAACGGCAAAATCATTTGGAAAAGAAGATACATTCCGAAGGACACCAGTTGGAATTTATTTCGGAAACAAAAAAGATCTTAAAGATCCTTTTTTTGAAGGAGATGGCCCTGACCGTGATCCTTGTAATTATTGTGGTGGTTGTATGGTGGGGTGCCGACACAATGCAAAAAATACATTGGATAAAAACTATTTGTACTTAGCAGAAAAGTTAGGTGCTGTCATATTACCTGAAACAAAGGTAACTTCACTCATCCCTCTCAATGAAAAAGGAATCCCAGATCCTGAAGCAAGTGGCGAATTTGGATATGAGCTGGAAACCAAGAGTACAACTGGTTGGTTTGGGTATCCTAAAAGTAAATTTCGTTCGAATCAAGTGGTTCTATCTGCTGGAGTCATGGGAACTGTTGGCTTACTCCTCAAGATGCAACAAGAAAACAAAATGATCCGATTGTCAGAGAAGTTAGGTGATACGGTTCGTACGAATAGTGAGACTGTTTTGCCAGTCACAGTACCAGCAAGTCACAATGCTGACTATTCCAGAGGGATTGCTATCACATCCTCAGTCCATCCTGATGAAAATACTCACATTGAACCTGTACGTTATTCCAAAGGTTCTGATTTTTTTGGAGTCCTTGCCAGTGTGATGACAGACGGTGGTGGAAAGTTTCCAAGGCCATTGAAATTTTTTTGGACCATGGTGCGCCACCCACTTTATTTTTTAAAGGCCCACAATCCGTTTGGTTTTGCAAAAAACTCGATCATCTTACTTGTCATGCAAACGGTAGACAATAGTGTGCGACTGGTTCGAAAGAGGCGCTTCATTTGGCCCTTCCAAAGAACGATCACTTCAGCCCTGTCCACAGGAGAGCCAACACCAACATACATTCCGATCGCCAATGCGTTTACTCGAAAATTAGCAGAAATTGTTGGTGGAATCCCACGTAGTTCTCTTAACGAAACTTTACTATCGGCACCTGTGACAGGTCACATCATGGGTGGTTGTATTGTTGCCGAGTCACCAGAGAAAGGTGTGATTGATTTGGAAAACAAAGTATTTGGATACGAGAATTTACGAGTTTGTGATGCTTCGATGTTAACAGTCAACTTGGGTGTGAATCCAAGTCTTACCATCACTGCTTTATCGGAACGTGCGATGAGCCTTATCCCACCAAAAGAAACAACACAGATTCAATTTTTGAAGTTTGAAGTGAAACGTGGATTTGACAAAACAATTGCCTTCAAACCCACTAAACGTGTTGTTAAAAAATCGACAACGACAAGGAAACAATTATCGTAA